Genomic segment of Candidatus Obscuribacterales bacterium:
TTCGGCTCCCTTCTTTGCTAGGGGAGCATCTAGCGGCAACCCTTGAAAACTTTTGTTGTGTCGTGGTTCTGATAAGCCAACAATGGCGAAGTCTCCGGCAAACGCTAAGCCGCGCAGATAGCCGGGGCAAAAGGTCACCGCTTCAAACTGGCCGGTTGCGGTATCCACATAGCCAAACTCGCCAGTTCCGGAGTTCAACAGCCAGAGGCGATCGCCATACCACCGGGGTGAATGGGGCATCGATAGCCCTGTGGCAATGATTTCATTACTCTCAATATCAATCACACAACCGCCATCGCTGCGATGGTCGCGCCAGCCATCAGCCACATCACTGCGGCTCACGCTGGTCACATAGCGCGGTTTTCCATCCCGTAGTGCCAACCCGTTGAGATGACAGCGATCTTCAGCAGCTAGCTTGCTGATAAACGGCGGTTGCCACAAGGGGACAAAGCTATGGGTTTCACTGACAGTTGCTAAGCAGCTAAACAGTGTATTGACAAAAACTGGGCGGGGATTGCCTTCAGCCATGACCACATCATGGATGTCT
This window contains:
- a CDS encoding TIGR03032 family protein, producing RMPENSSRLELSGSRQFTSWLAQQHLSLAFTTYQAGKVFWIGLQPNGQLSVFERTFERCMGLTVHHNSLYLSTLYQLWRFENSLSPSQNYQGYDAVYVPQMSYITGDLDIHDVVMAEGNPRPVFVNTLFSCLATVSETHSFVPLWQPPFISKLAAEDRCHLNGLALRDGKPRYVTSVSRSDVADGWRDHRSDGGCVIDIESNEIIATGLSMPHSPRWYGDRLWLLNSGTGEFGYVDTATGQFEAVTFCPGYLRGLAFAGDFAIVGLSEPRHNKSFQGLPLDAPLAKKGAEPRCGIGVIDLRSGDLVHTLRIEGTVSELYDVVTIPRVQRPMAIGIRSDEIRHVISMGEA